The Ruminococcaceae bacterium BL-4 region CCCCGTCGATTGCAACCGCTGTTACTTTATTTGCATTGTCTCCAACTAAATAGCTCAACGCCACATATCCGATGGCCCCTTTATTTTCTTCCACCGATTTCATAAGAGTACCGGAATTATCGGTTTCAAGTGCAGCGTTGCTGGCTTCCTGATTACCGTTTAGTGCATATTGCGTAAATAAAGCTCTCGTTCCAGAGGTAGTCGGACGGGTCACCAGCACGATTGCTTCATCCGGACCACCAACATCTTTCCAGTTGGTGATTTGAGCGGTAAAAATAGAAATCAACTGTTCTTTCGTCAAGTTTGTAATTCCGACATCCTTGCTGACAATTGGGGCCATTGTAACAACACAGACTTTATGATCCACCAATTCTTTTGCCTGATCGGCCGTCAGTTTCGACGCGGCTTCCACATCAGAATTTCCGATGTTAACAGATCCATCCGAGACCTGCTTTAACCCGTCTCCAGAGCCTCCGGCATTTAAGGTAATCGAAACATTTGGATATTTCTCTTTGAACGCTTTTGCAGCATCCTGTGCCAACGGCAAAAGGGCGCTTGATCCAGATCCCGTAATGGTTCCGCTAATATCCGCCGCTCCTAATTTTGACGTTGTAGTGCTTGCTGCTCCAGAAGCTGTACTGCTTCCCGATGCAGCGCTCTGGCCGCATCCAGCTAAAGTAGAAGATACCAGTAAAACCGATAATATAAAGCCAACCATTTTTTTCATAATCGCTTTGTCTCCTCATTTTTTTATTTTATTATTTTCCTTTTGTACGATGCTATTCTATCGACACAATGTTAAAACGAAGTTAAATGTAATTTAGAACTCTTTAAAAAACAAAAAACTCCGGCAGCTATAAAAAGCTGTCGGAGTTTTTTAATCAATGAGAATTTATTTCATGGTTTCAAAATTAGTACATTCCGCCGCCCATT contains the following coding sequences:
- the pstS gene encoding phosphate ABC transporter (phosphate binding lipoprotein) (Evidence 2a : Function from experimental evidences in other organisms; PubMedId : 9098050, 9593301, 10913081, 15289558, 21461370, 25355936; Product type t : transporter), which codes for MKKMVGFILSVLLVSSTLAGCGQSAASGSSTASGAASTTTSKLGAADISGTITGSGSSALLPLAQDAAKAFKEKYPNVSITLNAGGSGDGLKQVSDGSVNIGNSDVEAASKLTADQAKELVDHKVCVVTMAPIVSKDVGITNLTKEQLISIFTAQITNWKDVGGPDEAIVLVTRPTTSGTRALFTQYALNGNQEASNAALETDNSGTLMKSVEENKGAIGYVALSYLVGDNANKVTAVAIDGAAPTLENTYNGKYPVWGYEHMYTKGEATGAVKEYLNFICSDEYGQKMEQLGYGITAKMDSSVTSSRDAAAK